Below is a genomic region from Delftia tsuruhatensis.
GTGGCGAAGGAGTTCTCGAAATGCGGCATGCCGTGGCGCAGCAGCGTGCGCAGGAAGGTGCCCGCCACCCAGCGCGGCCGCACCATGCCGTCCCAGGCCAGGCGCAGCCCGGGCTTGAGCGGGGTGGAAAAGCCGGTGCGGATGTTGTTCTCGCGGTTGGCCGAGATGGGGATGTCCACCGTCACCACCAGGGTGCGGAAACCCGCGCGCTCCACGCGGTCGATCAGGGCATCGATGCGCGCCTGGTCGCCGGGGATATAGGCCTGGAACCAGGTGGCCGGGCTCTCGCGCGCCACCTCCTCCATGGGGATCAGCGAGGTGCCGCTCATCACCGACACGATGCCCGCGCGCTGGGCCGCGCGCGCCAGCACCAGGTCGCCCCGGTAGGTGGACAGCGCATTGATGCCCATGGGCGCGATGCCGAAGGGGCTGCTGTAGCGCCCGCCGAACAGCTCCACGGCCTGGGAGCGCTGCGACACATCGGCCAGCACGCGCGTGGTGAAGCCCCATTCGCCGAACACCTCGCGGTTGTCGCGCAGCGAGGCGTTGTCCTCGGCCGCCCCGGCGATGTAGCCGAAGATGGGCCGGGGCAGGCGGCGGCGCGCGGCCTCCTCGAAATCATGCAGCGACAGCATGCGGCGCAGCACGGCCGGGGCGCGCGGCGCTGGCAGGGCGGATGCCGAAGGCGTGGAGGCAGAGGAAGAGGAGGAAGCGATGGCGGCCATGGAGCGGACCTCGGAATGTTCAGGAACCGGCGCCACTGTAGGCCGCGCATCCATTGAATGAAAGTGGATTATTTAGAATGCACTTGTTCGCTTTTTGCCAATGACAAGCCCATGTCCCCACCCTCGGTCAAGCAGCTCGAAGCCTTCTGGTGGGCCGCCACCTGCAGCAACTTCGCCACGGCCGCGCAGCGCGTGCACCTGTCCGTGTCCTCGCTGTCCAAGCGCATCACGGAACTGGAATCCGCGCTGGGCCAGCCGCTGTTCGACCGCAGCGGCCACCGCGCCGTGCTCACCGAGGCCGGCCAGCGCCTGCTGCCTGCCGCGCTGGAGGTGCTCAACGCCATGGCCGCGCTGGGCCAGGCCCTGGACACGCGCGAGGCCCTGGCCGGGCATTGCCGCTTCGGCGTGGGCGACCTGTCGGCGCTGACCTGGCTGCCGGCCTTCGTGGCCGCCGCGCGCCAGGCCCATCCGCAGCTGGTGCTGGAGCCCTGTGTGGACGTGGGCGGCGTGCTGGAGCAGCGCCTGGACGCCGGGGAGCTGGACTTCGCCGTCATCGCGGGCCGCTCCTCGCGCAGCAGCCTGCTGTCCCATCCCGTGGGCGCCGCCCGCTTCGCATGGACTGCCGCGCCGCACCTGCAGGGTGTGGGACGCCTGGGCGTGGCGGCGCTGCTGCAGCGCCATGCACTGATCACCCTGCCGCCACAGGCCGGCACCACCCGCCTTCTGGACGACTGGCTGCTCGCACAGCGCGCCACGGTGCGCGAACGCATCCTGTGCAACAGCTGGGGCGCCGTGGCCGGCATGCTGCGCGCCGGCCTGGGCGTGGGCTTCCTGCCCACCGGCTGGATCGCGGCGCTGGGCCTGCGCGCCATCGGCGGCACCACGGCCCGCTCGGCCCTGGCCCCCCTGCACTACGCCTTCCAGTGGCGGCGCGGCGATGCGCGCGCGCTGATCCCGGCCATGCAGCGGCTGGCGCAGGCGCAGGTGGATTTCAGGGTGATGCCGGGGGTGGTGGGGGTCAGGGCCTGAAAGGCTGCATCAGGTAGAAGCTCCGGCCACCACCAGCTGCGGCCGCACCTGCACCACCTGCCCGGCGCGCAGGCCTTCTCCATCGATGGCACGAAAGGCCTCGGCCATCAGGCCCTCGACGTTCTGGCGGACCATGTGCACGGGAAAGCGCAGGCATTCGGCGTAGGGATCCCAGTCGTAGCTGCCGAAGGCGCATTGCGCCAGCTGCGCATCGGGCAGCTCGCGCAGGAAGCGGATGGCGCCCTGCAGCGTGATGCCCGATGCGAACAGCAGGGCGCGCGGCAGGCCGCCCAGGCGCTCATGGAGCGCGGCCATGGCCTGCCGGGCCGCTTCAGGCTCGTAGCCGCAGCAGACGATGTGCTCCTGCGGTACGGGTTGGAGCGGGGCCAGGGCCTCGCTGAAGCCCGCGATGCGCTGTTCGGTCGCGTATTCCTTGCGGATGCCGCCCAGGAAGCAGACGGCATCGCTGCGCGCGCCTGCACCCTCGGCGGCCCGCGCCAGCAGCAAGCGCGTGAGTTCGGCCGCGCCCCAGCGGTTGTCGCTGGTGACGGAGGGCGCCTTCCTGCCGGGCAGGTCGACGTTGACATGGCGCACGCCGGCCTGGCGGCATTCGGCGCTGATGGCATCGGGCCGGGTGGCACCCGTGACGATGAGGTGCTCCACGCGAAAGGCGATCAGCGAGCGCACCGTCTCCACCTCCAGCGCACCGTCGCGCAGCGTGCTGACCACCAGCGGGCACAGGCCGCGCTCGTGGGCCTGGCGCTCGAAGGCCTGGGACAGCGCGCCGAAGAAGCGGTCCTCGTGCGTGGGAATCACCATGCCGATCAGCCCCGAGCGCTGGCGGCGCAGCCCGCTGGCCTGGCGGTTCACGGCAAAGCTGTGTTCCTGCGCCAGCGCCAGCACGCGCTGCGCCGTCTCCGCACGGATGCGCCGCGCCTGCCAGCTGCCGTTGAGGATGGCGCTGACCGTGGAGGCCGAGGTGCCGGCCAGTTCGGCCAGGTCGTAGATGGTGGAGGTGCGGGGGCGGTTCACGGTGCTCTGCAAGGGGTCGGCGGTGCCGGCGCCGGTGCCGGCGCATCTGGCGGCCATCGTAGCCGCTGGCGCCGCCTCGCAGGCCGTCCGCAGCGGCGGTTGTGCCCTCGCCCGGGAAATCCCGCATCGGCAATCGAAGTGCTCATGTCTATAGTTTGCGCAATCGATTGTGCA
It encodes:
- a CDS encoding LysR family transcriptional regulator, whose product is MSPPSVKQLEAFWWAATCSNFATAAQRVHLSVSSLSKRITELESALGQPLFDRSGHRAVLTEAGQRLLPAALEVLNAMAALGQALDTREALAGHCRFGVGDLSALTWLPAFVAAARQAHPQLVLEPCVDVGGVLEQRLDAGELDFAVIAGRSSRSSLLSHPVGAARFAWTAAPHLQGVGRLGVAALLQRHALITLPPQAGTTRLLDDWLLAQRATVRERILCNSWGAVAGMLRAGLGVGFLPTGWIAALGLRAIGGTTARSALAPLHYAFQWRRGDARALIPAMQRLAQAQVDFRVMPGVVGVRA
- a CDS encoding LacI family DNA-binding transcriptional regulator, with protein sequence MNRPRTSTIYDLAELAGTSASTVSAILNGSWQARRIRAETAQRVLALAQEHSFAVNRQASGLRRQRSGLIGMVIPTHEDRFFGALSQAFERQAHERGLCPLVVSTLRDGALEVETVRSLIAFRVEHLIVTGATRPDAISAECRQAGVRHVNVDLPGRKAPSVTSDNRWGAAELTRLLLARAAEGAGARSDAVCFLGGIRKEYATEQRIAGFSEALAPLQPVPQEHIVCCGYEPEAARQAMAALHERLGGLPRALLFASGITLQGAIRFLRELPDAQLAQCAFGSYDWDPYAECLRFPVHMVRQNVEGLMAEAFRAIDGEGLRAGQVVQVRPQLVVAGAST
- a CDS encoding alpha-hydroxy acid oxidase — its product is MAAIASSSSSASTPSASALPAPRAPAVLRRMLSLHDFEEAARRRLPRPIFGYIAGAAEDNASLRDNREVFGEWGFTTRVLADVSQRSQAVELFGGRYSSPFGIAPMGINALSTYRGDLVLARAAQRAGIVSVMSGTSLIPMEEVARESPATWFQAYIPGDQARIDALIDRVERAGFRTLVVTVDIPISANRENNIRTGFSTPLKPGLRLAWDGMVRPRWVAGTFLRTLLRHGMPHFENSFATRGAPIVSSSVLRDFSARDHLSWRHIEAIRRRWKGPLVIKGVLSVEDALQARRVGADGIVLSNHGGRQLDGAVSAMRILEDVVAALGPDYPVLIDGGFRRGSDVLKAVALGARMVLVGRPFNYAAAVGGEAGVLHAIGLLRDEVDRNLAMLGASSCGALDRSHIVRRASA